In Paenibacillus xylanilyticus, the genomic window GAGACATGTTTCCGCATACCGGGTTCTTCAATGCCCATCCTTATCCTGCTACAGCAGAAGCCATCACGCCTGTGGAACTGATTGCGATCCCTGTCAGGCTGTTTGAACGCCTTATGCTAAATACACCAACCATTGCGATCAAAATCATGCGGGTGCTCGGTGATAAAATTCGCGAACTGCAGGATAAACTGCAGGTGCTATCCGGTCAAGACGTCCGTAATCGTGTGCTCTCCTTCCTGCTGATGTTAGCTGAGCAGCACGGTCAGCCTTCCGGTCACAAAATCATTATCAACTTGCCCATGACACATCAGGAATTCGCCAATTCCATTGGCACGACCAGGGAAACAGCCAATCGTTTGTTGAATCAGCTCACGAAGGAGAATCTGCTTGAAGTAGATCGAAAACAGATCATTATCCATGATCTTCAGGCCTTAAAGGATTTACGTGATACTTGAACAATCTTTGATGGCAATAAACGATTAAACGACAAGACGCCCCCGCTTCTCTGCCAGACCAATGGTGGCCTCCACCCCCGAGTTGAATTCTAGAAAGTCCTGTTCCACACCATCGCTAAAAATGACCCCATCTTCAGGCATTTGCGATACGATGCGCAGGGGCTGTTTCGGATGAACCTGACCAAACACCAGGTTAACTGCTGTTGTCCGGCTCGGGAACGGTTCACGAACTGTAAAGTACAAATAGGGCGCATCCCACCCAAAGTTCTCTCCTTGATTCCCGCGGGTAACCGGACTAAAAGCGTTAACATCATTATTGATGTGCATATGCTTCCAAGCTTCGGACCCCACAATGCCGGCTGCTCCAGCCAGCACACTCTTGAACCAGCCTGTCGATCCGAGCCCTGTGGAAACTATAATACCGCTTGATGACTGCTGTTCTACCGAGGAGCCCAGACGGACCTCATACCTGGCTGAGACATGGGTCTTCCGTCCGATGAACAGATCGTTCACCCCGTACAGAAACTGTCCGTCGTTAAGTTCCACTTTTGCCAAGGTTACTTCTTTCAAGGAACGCTGCCTGCGCATGACATCCGGGATAATCATCTTCAGATCCTCTACCGTAAAAGGAAGAAGTACGCCATCCCATCGCATGGGATCGGGATTCACGCCGATGAGCGGCTGTTCCGTCACATATTTGAGCGTATTCGCCACCAGTCCATCCTGCCCTACAACCACAACGATGTCCTGTTCTCCGAATATAAAATTGGGCACATGTTCCCGGTCAATGGTCTGTACCCGGCCGAGTTGACCCAGCTGATGCTGGGCCTGCAGCACGGCATGTCGATAACGTCGATCTTCCTCAATATAATCACTGAAATCGGCACCAAGACGTTCAATGTAAAATTGAGCCTGCTGCACCGTGTTATAACGCACCACGAGTTCTTCCAATCTTGTTCTCCGTTTGACCAGAATCAGCTTGGCATCACCAAGATGGTTTTGGTCAGCATGCTGTGTACGTGAAGATTTATTGGAGTTCCCCAGTCTCATCGTGCATGGCCTCCCTTCTCTCTTCCAGGTGTCGACATTAAGCCCTGCAGCAGATCAGGCGAAATGTTGAGCTGACCAATTTTCCCTGCATTCTCTGCCAATTCCTGAAATGCCAGCGCAATTAGCTTATCCGAGTTCATTCCCATATTAGCCATTGCTTGAAGCACATTCGGTTCAACATCCTGCAAAGATCTCATAACAGCAGCAATTTCATAGGCTTTCGCGTCCGCTTCAGCATTTTGGTTGGCAATGGTCAATTCAATGAGCTGCTGTCTCCGTTCCTCCATGGCCGTGTTGAATTGAAGCTGC contains:
- a CDS encoding Crp/Fnr family transcriptional regulator, which produces MSRENKDTAAEFLQQFPIFQDLSPEELKQVEDIAISRSIHKKAVIFSEGTEKEAVFFIRTGIVKAFKTDENGHEQIVSFLKTGDMFPHTGFFNAHPYPATAEAITPVELIAIPVRLFERLMLNTPTIAIKIMRVLGDKIRELQDKLQVLSGQDVRNRVLSFLLMLAEQHGQPSGHKIIINLPMTHQEFANSIGTTRETANRLLNQLTKENLLEVDRKQIIIHDLQALKDLRDT
- a CDS encoding sugar kinase, which translates into the protein MRLGNSNKSSRTQHADQNHLGDAKLILVKRRTRLEELVVRYNTVQQAQFYIERLGADFSDYIEEDRRYRHAVLQAQHQLGQLGRVQTIDREHVPNFIFGEQDIVVVVGQDGLVANTLKYVTEQPLIGVNPDPMRWDGVLLPFTVEDLKMIIPDVMRRQRSLKEVTLAKVELNDGQFLYGVNDLFIGRKTHVSARYEVRLGSSVEQQSSSGIIVSTGLGSTGWFKSVLAGAAGIVGSEAWKHMHINNDVNAFSPVTRGNQGENFGWDAPYLYFTVREPFPSRTTAVNLVFGQVHPKQPLRIVSQMPEDGVIFSDGVEQDFLEFNSGVEATIGLAEKRGRLVV